Proteins co-encoded in one Setaria viridis chromosome 9, Setaria_viridis_v4.0, whole genome shotgun sequence genomic window:
- the LOC117839772 gene encoding uncharacterized protein: MGAAASSSPPPPPEAATAASDPPTPPPEAAAPPAKGDPQQAATSPAGGAADDAAAGASADAGGGGPADSAETVVLEASAGAGEAEEGEEEQGECGFCLFMKGGGCKEEFTAWEKCVEEAEAETGGVDVVERCQDITAALRKCMDAHADYYEPILRAERAMAADLEAFQAQEADSASAAPASEGGDKKQAADAAAPPPEEGQEKQAAETAVSENRDPAA, translated from the coding sequence aTGGgagccgccgcctcttcctctccccctcctcccccagaggcagccaccgccgcctccgatcCTCCCACTCCTCCCCCGGAGGCCGCCGCTCCACCAGCCAAAGGAGATCCCCAGCAggccgccacctccccggccggcggcgctgcggacgatgcggcggcgggagcgtcgGCTGACGCCGGTGGAGGCGGCCCGGCCGATTCAGCGGAGACGGTGGTCTTGGAAGCCTCCGCTGGGGCCGGCGAAgcagaggagggggaggaggagcaagGGGAGTGCGGGTTCTGCCTCTTCATGAAGGGCGGCGGGTGCAAGGAGGAGTTCACCGCGTGGGAGAAGTgcgtggaggaggcggaggccgagACGGGCGGCGTCGACGTCGTGGAGCGGTGCCAGGACATCACGGCCGCGCTGCGGAAGTGCATGGACGCGCACGCCGACTACTACGAGCCCATACTCCGCGCCGAGCGCGCCATGGCCGCGGATCTCGAGGCCTTTCAGGCCCAAGAAGCCGactccgcctccgcggcgccggcgtcggaggGAGGCGATAAGAAGCAGGCGGCCGACGCAGCGGCGCCTCCACCGGAGGAAGGCCAGGAGAAACAGGCGGCCGAGACAGCGGTCTCAGAGAACAGAGATCCTGCAGCCTGA
- the LOC117839771 gene encoding putative E3 ubiquitin-protein ligase SINA-like 6, whose protein sequence is MEPKGETKTDGVRMAMGPLDCPVCYEPLEPPIYQCGVGHLVCKSCCKRLKKCPLCTRSAFERCFGMERVVETVEVPCCFAKNGCTKKITYFNKKKHEKACRYGPCFCPEPGCGFTGPAVALANHLITRHKWPFMKFKYFEQFSLSLQRGPRVLQAPDSKIFLMNLKPVEPLGHAISLVCVQPEAMDSRFGCSVAFSCFTGHHQLSTLDAVRSSSLSDGMPEDFFCIVPKAGGTEIFLRTTIDNELVHDEEDELEDEDDDDESYNEDEDDEEDDSDDE, encoded by the exons ATGGAACCGAAAGGGGAAACTAAGACGGACGGAGTGAGAATGGCAATGGGTCCCTTGGACTGCCCTGTCTGCTACGAGCCCCTTGAGCCTCCGATTTACCAG TGTGGTGTGGGGCATTTGGTCTGCAAGTCATGCTGCAAGAGGCTCAAGAAGTGCCCCCTATGTACAAGATCTGCCTTTGAGCGCTGCTTTGGCATGGAGCGCGTTGTCGAAACTGTTGAGGTTCCTTGTTGCTTTGCAAAGAACGGATGCACCAAGAAGATCACCTACTTCAACAAGAAAAAGCACGAGAAGGCATGCCGGTATGGGCCGTGCTTCTGCCCGGAACCCGGCTGCGGCTTCACTGGGCCAGCGGTGGCGCTGGCGAACCATCTCATCACCCGCCACAAGTGGCCGTTCATGAAGTTCAAGTACTTTGAGCAGTTCAGCCTCTCCCTCCAGCGAGGCCCACGCGTGCTCCAAGCCCCGGACAGCAAAATTTTCCTCATGAACTTGAAGCCCGTGGAGCCCCTGGGGCACGCCATCTCCCTCGTCTGCGTCCAGCCGGAGGCCATGGACTCCAGGTTCGGGTGCTCGGTGGCCTTCTCGTGCTTCACGGGCCACCACCAGCTCTCAACGCTGGATGCTGTGAGAAGCTCCTCCCTGTCTGATGGGATGCCAGAGGACTTCTTCTGCATCGTGCCCAAGGCTGGAGGAACTGAGATCTTTCTCCGAACCACCATAGATAACGAGTTGGTGCATGATGAAGAGGACGAGctggaggatgaggatgacgatgacgagAGCTACAATGAGGACGAGGATGACGAAGAAGATGATTCTGACGACGAGTGA
- the LOC117838150 gene encoding serine/threonine-protein phosphatase BSL2 homolog isoform X1 has protein sequence MDVDSRMTTESDSDSDAAAAAASAGGSGSGSETSSSSAPSTPGTPGTPAAAPNPAAVGAAGPRPAPGYTVVNAVIEKKEDGPGCRCGHTLTAVPAVGEEGTPGYIGPRLILFGGATALEGNSATPPTSAGSAGIRLAGATADVHCYDVSSNKWSRLTPLGEPPSPRAAHVATAVGTMVVIQGGIGPAGLSAEDLHVLDLTQQRPRWHRVVVQGPGPGPRYGHVMALVGQRFLLTIGGNDGKRPLADVWALDTAAKPYEWRKLEPEGEGPPPCMYATASARSDGLLLLCGGRDANSVPLSSAYGLAKHRDGRWEWAIAPGVSPSPRYQHAAVFVNARLHVSGGALGGGRMVEDSSSVAVLDTAAGVWCDTKSVVTTPRTGRYSADAAGGDAAVELTRRCRHAAAAVNDLIFIYGGLRGGVLLDDLLVAEDLAAAETTNAANHAAASAAATNLQAGRAPGRYAYNDERTRQTATESGPDGAVVLGTPVAPPVNGDMYTDISPENAVLQGQRRLNKGVDYLVEASAAEAEAISATLAAVKARQVNGEVEQLPDKEQSPDSTSSSKHSSLIKPDIVLSNNMAAPPGVRLHHRAVVVAAETGGALGGMVRQLSIDQFENEGRRVSYGTPENATAARKLLDRQMSINSVPKKVIASLLKPRGWKPPVRRQFFLDCNEIADLCDSAERIFSSEPSVLQLKAPVKIFGDLHGQFGDLMRLFDEYGAPSTAGDIAYIDYLFLGDYVDRGQHSLETITLLLALKVEYPQNVHLIRGNHEAADINALFGFRIECIERMGERDGIWTWHRMNRLFNWLPLAALIEKKIICMHGGIGRSINHVEQIENLQRPITMEAGSVVLMDLLWSDPTENDSVEGLRPNARGPGLVTFGPDRVMEFCNNNDLQLIVRAHECVMDGFERFAQGHLITLFSATNYCGTANNAGAILVLGRDLVVVPKLIHPLPPAITSPEASPDHIEDTWMQELNANRPPTPTRGRPQAVANDRGSLAWI, from the exons ATGGACGTGGACTCACGCATGACGACGGAGTCCGACTCCGACTCtgacgcggcggccgcggccgccagcGCCGGAGGCTCGGGGTCAGGGAGCGAGACTTCGTCGTCGTCCGCGCCGTCGACGCCCGGGACACCCGGGACGCCCGCGGCGGCCCCGAATCCGGCGGCTgtcggggcggcggggccgaggccGGCGCCCGGGTACACGGTGGTGAACGCGGTGATCGAGAAGAAGGAGGACGGACCAGGGTGCCGCTGCGGGCACACGCTCACGGCGGTACCGGCCGTCGGGGAGGAGGGCACACCAGGGTACATCGGACCGAGGCTGATCCTGTTCGGCGGGGCCACAGCACTCGAGGGGAACTCTGCCACGCCGCCCACTTCTGCCGGGAGCGCGGGGATCC GTCTTGCTGGCGCGACAGCAGACGTCCATTGTTACGACGTGTCATCGAACAAGTGGAGCAG GCTTACCCCACTTGGAGAGCCTCCTTCACCAAGAGCTGCACATGTGGCAACTGCAGTTGGAACCATGGTGGTCATTCAG GGTGGAATTGGCCCTGCCGGTTTGTCTGCAGAGGATCTTCATGTCCTAGACCTTACACAACAACGACCACGATGGCACAG AGTGGTGGTTCAAGGACCTGGTCCAGGTCCACGATATGGTCATGTGATGGCCTTGGTTGGGCAGAGATTTTTGTTGACTATTGGTGGAAATGACG GGAAGCGACCTCTGGCGGATGTATGGGCCCTTGATACTGCGGCTAAGCCATATGAATGGAGGAAACTTGAACCAGAAGGTGAAGGACCACCTCCATGCAT GTACGCCACTGCAAGTGCACGCTCTGATGGTCTTCTCTTACTTTGCGGTGGTAGAGATGCAAATAGTGTG CCCCTATCAAGTGCATATGGTCTTGCAAAACATAGAGATGGGCGCTGGGAGTGGGCAATTGCCCCTGGTGTTTCCCCATCACCCAGATACCAACATGCAGCT GTTTTTGTCAATGCGCGTCTTCATGTGTCGGGAGGTGCTCTTGGAGGTGGGCGGATGGTGGAAGACTCTTCGAGTGTTGCAG TACTGGACACTGCTGCTGGAGTCTGGTGCGACACAAAGTCAGTTGTTACAACTCCCAGAACAGGAAGATATAGTGCAGATGCGGCAGGCGGTGATGCTGCTGTTGAGCTTACACGACGGTGCAGGCACGCAGCAGCTGCTGTTAATGATCTAATATTCATTTATGGGGGTTTACGGGGAG GTGTACTTCTCGATGATCTTCTTGTGGCTGAGGATCTTGCTGCTGCTGAAACAACAAATGCTGCTAATCATGCAGCAGCGAGTGCAGCAGCCACAAACTTGCAAGCAGGACGAGCACCTGGAAGGTATGCGTACAATGATGAACGAACAAGACAAACAGCTACGGAATCAGGTCCTGATGGAGCTGTAGTTCTTGGGACTCCAGTTGCACCTCCTGTAAATGGAGACATGTATACTGATATCAGCCCCGAGAATGCTGTGTTGCAGGGACAGAG GAGATTAAACAAAGGTGTGGATTATTTAGTTGAAGCATCAGCAGCAGAGGCTGAGGCAATCAGTGCGACATTAGCTGCTGTGAAGGCCAGGCAGGTTAATGGTGAGGTGGAACAGTTGCCTGACAAGGAGCAGTCTCCAGACTCAACATCAAGCAGCAAACATTCAAGCCTCATCAAACCAGACATTGTTCTTTCTAACAACATGgcagctccacctggagttcggTTGCATCATAGAGCT GTTGTGGTGGCTGCTGAAACTGGAGGTGCCTTAGGTGGCATGGTCAGACAGCTATCGATTGACCAATTTGAAAATGAAGGAAGAAGGGTGAGCTATGGCACCCCGGAGAATGCAACTGCCGCAAGGAAGCTACTAGATAGACAGATGTCTATTAATAGTGTTCCTAAAAAG GTAATTGCATCTCTGCTGAAACCTCGTGGCTGGAAGCCCCCTGTCCGAAGGCAATTCTTCTTGGACTGCAATGAAATTGCAGACCTATGTGACAGTGCTGAGAGAATATTTTCAAGCGAACCAAGCGTTTTGCAACTTAAAGCTCCTGTTAAGATATTTGGTGATTTGCATGGACAATTTGGAGACCTAATGAGGTTATTCGATGAATACGGTGCTCCTTCGACTGCAGGAGACATCGC TTACATTGATtatctcttcttgggagattaTGTAGATCGTGGCCAGCATAGTTTAGAAACTATCACCCTTCTTCTTGCATTGAAG GTTGAATATCCTCAAAATGTACATTTGATTCGTGGGAACCATGAAGCTGCAGATATCAATGCTTTGTTTGGTTTCCGAATAGAGTGTATAGAAAGAATG GGCGAGAGAGATGGTATCTGGACATGGCATCGAATGAATAGGCTATTCAATTGGCTTCCTTTGGCTGCGCttatagaaaagaaaataatcTGTATGCATGGTGGCATTGGTCGGTCAATCAACCATGTTGAGCAGATTGAGAATCTTCAAAGGCCAATTACGATGGAAGCTGGCTCGGTTGTCCTTATGGATCTTCTATG GTCTGATCCAACAGAGAACGACAGTGTTGAAGGGCTGAGACCCAATGCCCGGGGCCCTGGTCTTGTTACATTTGGG CCTGATCGTGTTATGGAGTTCTGCAACAACAATGACCTTCAGTTAATTGTACGAGCACATGAGTGTGTGATGGATGGCTTTGAGCGCTTTGCTCAAGGCCACCTGATCACTCTTTTCTCCGCGACAAATTATTGCG GTACTGCAAATAATGCCGGTGCGATCTTGGTTTTGGGTAGAGATCTTGTGGTTGTCCCAAAACTAATTCACCCTTTGCCCCCTGCAATTACATCACCTGAGGCATCACCGGATCATATTGAGGACACATGGATGCAG GAGCTGAATGCTAACAGACCACCAACTCCGACCAGGGGCCGTCCCCAAGCAGTAGCTAATGACCGAGGCTCTCTTGCCTGGATATAG
- the LOC117838150 gene encoding serine/threonine-protein phosphatase BSL2 homolog isoform X2, with translation MVVIQGGIGPAGLSAEDLHVLDLTQQRPRWHRVVVQGPGPGPRYGHVMALVGQRFLLTIGGNDGKRPLADVWALDTAAKPYEWRKLEPEGEGPPPCMYATASARSDGLLLLCGGRDANSVPLSSAYGLAKHRDGRWEWAIAPGVSPSPRYQHAAVFVNARLHVSGGALGGGRMVEDSSSVAVLDTAAGVWCDTKSVVTTPRTGRYSADAAGGDAAVELTRRCRHAAAAVNDLIFIYGGLRGGVLLDDLLVAEDLAAAETTNAANHAAASAAATNLQAGRAPGRYAYNDERTRQTATESGPDGAVVLGTPVAPPVNGDMYTDISPENAVLQGQRRLNKGVDYLVEASAAEAEAISATLAAVKARQVNGEVEQLPDKEQSPDSTSSSKHSSLIKPDIVLSNNMAAPPGVRLHHRAVVVAAETGGALGGMVRQLSIDQFENEGRRVSYGTPENATAARKLLDRQMSINSVPKKVIASLLKPRGWKPPVRRQFFLDCNEIADLCDSAERIFSSEPSVLQLKAPVKIFGDLHGQFGDLMRLFDEYGAPSTAGDIAYIDYLFLGDYVDRGQHSLETITLLLALKVEYPQNVHLIRGNHEAADINALFGFRIECIERMGERDGIWTWHRMNRLFNWLPLAALIEKKIICMHGGIGRSINHVEQIENLQRPITMEAGSVVLMDLLWSDPTENDSVEGLRPNARGPGLVTFGPDRVMEFCNNNDLQLIVRAHECVMDGFERFAQGHLITLFSATNYCGTANNAGAILVLGRDLVVVPKLIHPLPPAITSPEASPDHIEDTWMQELNANRPPTPTRGRPQAVANDRGSLAWI, from the exons ATGGTGGTCATTCAG GGTGGAATTGGCCCTGCCGGTTTGTCTGCAGAGGATCTTCATGTCCTAGACCTTACACAACAACGACCACGATGGCACAG AGTGGTGGTTCAAGGACCTGGTCCAGGTCCACGATATGGTCATGTGATGGCCTTGGTTGGGCAGAGATTTTTGTTGACTATTGGTGGAAATGACG GGAAGCGACCTCTGGCGGATGTATGGGCCCTTGATACTGCGGCTAAGCCATATGAATGGAGGAAACTTGAACCAGAAGGTGAAGGACCACCTCCATGCAT GTACGCCACTGCAAGTGCACGCTCTGATGGTCTTCTCTTACTTTGCGGTGGTAGAGATGCAAATAGTGTG CCCCTATCAAGTGCATATGGTCTTGCAAAACATAGAGATGGGCGCTGGGAGTGGGCAATTGCCCCTGGTGTTTCCCCATCACCCAGATACCAACATGCAGCT GTTTTTGTCAATGCGCGTCTTCATGTGTCGGGAGGTGCTCTTGGAGGTGGGCGGATGGTGGAAGACTCTTCGAGTGTTGCAG TACTGGACACTGCTGCTGGAGTCTGGTGCGACACAAAGTCAGTTGTTACAACTCCCAGAACAGGAAGATATAGTGCAGATGCGGCAGGCGGTGATGCTGCTGTTGAGCTTACACGACGGTGCAGGCACGCAGCAGCTGCTGTTAATGATCTAATATTCATTTATGGGGGTTTACGGGGAG GTGTACTTCTCGATGATCTTCTTGTGGCTGAGGATCTTGCTGCTGCTGAAACAACAAATGCTGCTAATCATGCAGCAGCGAGTGCAGCAGCCACAAACTTGCAAGCAGGACGAGCACCTGGAAGGTATGCGTACAATGATGAACGAACAAGACAAACAGCTACGGAATCAGGTCCTGATGGAGCTGTAGTTCTTGGGACTCCAGTTGCACCTCCTGTAAATGGAGACATGTATACTGATATCAGCCCCGAGAATGCTGTGTTGCAGGGACAGAG GAGATTAAACAAAGGTGTGGATTATTTAGTTGAAGCATCAGCAGCAGAGGCTGAGGCAATCAGTGCGACATTAGCTGCTGTGAAGGCCAGGCAGGTTAATGGTGAGGTGGAACAGTTGCCTGACAAGGAGCAGTCTCCAGACTCAACATCAAGCAGCAAACATTCAAGCCTCATCAAACCAGACATTGTTCTTTCTAACAACATGgcagctccacctggagttcggTTGCATCATAGAGCT GTTGTGGTGGCTGCTGAAACTGGAGGTGCCTTAGGTGGCATGGTCAGACAGCTATCGATTGACCAATTTGAAAATGAAGGAAGAAGGGTGAGCTATGGCACCCCGGAGAATGCAACTGCCGCAAGGAAGCTACTAGATAGACAGATGTCTATTAATAGTGTTCCTAAAAAG GTAATTGCATCTCTGCTGAAACCTCGTGGCTGGAAGCCCCCTGTCCGAAGGCAATTCTTCTTGGACTGCAATGAAATTGCAGACCTATGTGACAGTGCTGAGAGAATATTTTCAAGCGAACCAAGCGTTTTGCAACTTAAAGCTCCTGTTAAGATATTTGGTGATTTGCATGGACAATTTGGAGACCTAATGAGGTTATTCGATGAATACGGTGCTCCTTCGACTGCAGGAGACATCGC TTACATTGATtatctcttcttgggagattaTGTAGATCGTGGCCAGCATAGTTTAGAAACTATCACCCTTCTTCTTGCATTGAAG GTTGAATATCCTCAAAATGTACATTTGATTCGTGGGAACCATGAAGCTGCAGATATCAATGCTTTGTTTGGTTTCCGAATAGAGTGTATAGAAAGAATG GGCGAGAGAGATGGTATCTGGACATGGCATCGAATGAATAGGCTATTCAATTGGCTTCCTTTGGCTGCGCttatagaaaagaaaataatcTGTATGCATGGTGGCATTGGTCGGTCAATCAACCATGTTGAGCAGATTGAGAATCTTCAAAGGCCAATTACGATGGAAGCTGGCTCGGTTGTCCTTATGGATCTTCTATG GTCTGATCCAACAGAGAACGACAGTGTTGAAGGGCTGAGACCCAATGCCCGGGGCCCTGGTCTTGTTACATTTGGG CCTGATCGTGTTATGGAGTTCTGCAACAACAATGACCTTCAGTTAATTGTACGAGCACATGAGTGTGTGATGGATGGCTTTGAGCGCTTTGCTCAAGGCCACCTGATCACTCTTTTCTCCGCGACAAATTATTGCG GTACTGCAAATAATGCCGGTGCGATCTTGGTTTTGGGTAGAGATCTTGTGGTTGTCCCAAAACTAATTCACCCTTTGCCCCCTGCAATTACATCACCTGAGGCATCACCGGATCATATTGAGGACACATGGATGCAG GAGCTGAATGCTAACAGACCACCAACTCCGACCAGGGGCCGTCCCCAAGCAGTAGCTAATGACCGAGGCTCTCTTGCCTGGATATAG